The Corallococcus silvisoli genome has a segment encoding these proteins:
- the mxcG gene encoding myxochelin non-ribosomal peptide synthetase MxcG, whose protein sequence is MHPPQDENRPLTAAQHGIWVGQQLDLQSPVYNAGECIEFRGAVDPARFESALRRAVADADALHSRFIAGDEGPAQRIDPGTHWALQRVDLSAEADPWAAAQEWMWKDLGRTVDLARGPLFAQALLTVGPERSFWFQRIHHIAMDGYGFSLLARRVAELYTADAAGKVAPAGFSRLGPVLDEDLAYRSGPQLQKDRDFWVGRFEDAPVPPLLADAAPMSSRFLRRSEHLRPEMMAALQAGAKQAGVSWSDLVLAVTAVYLHQRTGAAEAVLGLPVMGRLGSASLRVPCMAMNIVPLRIAVRPDAGLYALARDVAAEMKAARPHLRYRYEQLRRDLRLVGGQRKLFGPVVNIMPFDYALDFAGVPGTAHNISAGPVEDLSFGFHARSGGTSLRVDLDANPACYTEAALAEHQRGFLQLLESLLASPEQPVRRAPQGAGMEASVLDGGPVPPVRPVLELLKAQAEARPEAVAVEHGRWRMTYRELLAASQALALRLTEAGVRADTAVAVKVPRGIDAIVSTLGVLFAGAGYLPIDPTGPATRNAAILEDARPGVMLVSERPTPDADPTAPGILIVQRLESQAPSGPVAPVGGDVPAASDPEARLAYVIYTSGSTGQPNGVQITRGALAHFVAGATPRYGVGPEDRVLQFAPLHFDASVEEIFVALCTGARLVLRTDEMLQSVPRLMDACAEHGITLLDLPTAFWHELAYSLSTGAARLPEALRTVIIGGEAALPERIARWREIAGDRVRLLNTYGPTEATVVATVATLAGPEALASGEEVPIGRPLPGVVAAVITPQGRLVAPGKEGELCLLGGALARGYLGRPQLDAARFTRLEALEGAPRAYRTGDKARVREDGQLVFVGRVDDEFKISGHRIDPGEVETVLLRYPGVREAAVVGQVLPGGSRRLCAHLVASPEPSPAELRKHLLTALPAPMVPGAFAFAERLPRTSTGKIDRNALKNALPADASAALLATATPMERTVLEVWEQVLGRAATSLQDDFFELGGQSLQSIQVANRLGIAVGRDVPVATVFRHPTVSGLAQALQRGSAEGSEPGGLTPAMLTDAELGEDIVPTTTHEAWAHEAPRRGTGFRQVLLTGATGFVGAHLLHQLLTRTDSRVICPVRAKDEAQAMERLRSALAGQRLPTEGIEARVLALPADLSQPLLGLDATRFHGLAAECDAIIHNAAVVSVVREYGSLQGVNVRGTRELLKLAAAVRPKPFHYVSTLAVAPQANLAPDVPEAFVPAHPGLRDGYQQSKWIAERLVQQASERGLPATVYRLGRVVGAPDTALVNTQDLVWRIVLAGLPVRALPLLDVGEVWTPVDFVARAIVQLARTPRPGAVFNVTPAAEVRLAELFGWVRDYGYPLDLCPVPEWRDRVAKGSGGHDATLAFFDLRSGDSTPAFGLGPIRCERLLAALEGTDVRCPPTDRKLLHRYLDSCVAQGILPPKETALP, encoded by the coding sequence ATGCACCCTCCCCAGGATGAGAACCGCCCGCTGACCGCGGCACAGCACGGCATCTGGGTGGGGCAACAGCTCGACCTCCAGAGCCCGGTGTACAACGCGGGCGAGTGCATCGAGTTCCGGGGCGCGGTCGATCCGGCGCGCTTCGAGTCCGCCCTGCGCCGCGCGGTCGCGGACGCGGACGCCCTGCACTCGCGCTTCATCGCGGGCGATGAGGGTCCGGCACAGCGGATCGATCCCGGCACGCACTGGGCGCTCCAGCGCGTGGACCTGAGCGCGGAAGCGGATCCCTGGGCCGCCGCCCAGGAGTGGATGTGGAAGGACCTGGGCCGCACGGTGGACCTCGCGCGAGGGCCGCTGTTCGCGCAGGCCCTGCTCACCGTCGGGCCGGAGCGCTCCTTCTGGTTCCAGCGCATCCACCACATCGCGATGGATGGCTATGGCTTCTCGCTGCTCGCGCGGCGGGTGGCGGAGCTCTACACGGCTGATGCCGCGGGCAAGGTCGCGCCCGCCGGCTTCAGCCGCCTGGGCCCCGTGCTGGACGAGGACCTGGCGTACCGGAGCGGTCCACAGCTCCAGAAGGACCGCGACTTCTGGGTGGGGCGCTTCGAGGATGCCCCCGTGCCGCCGCTGCTCGCGGACGCGGCGCCCATGTCCTCCCGCTTCCTGCGCCGCTCGGAGCACCTGCGCCCGGAGATGATGGCCGCCCTCCAGGCCGGCGCGAAGCAGGCGGGCGTGAGCTGGTCCGACCTGGTGCTCGCGGTGACGGCCGTCTACCTGCACCAGCGCACGGGCGCGGCGGAGGCGGTGCTGGGCCTGCCGGTGATGGGCCGGCTGGGTTCGGCGTCGCTGCGAGTCCCGTGCATGGCGATGAACATCGTGCCGCTGCGCATCGCCGTGCGGCCGGATGCGGGGCTGTATGCCCTGGCGCGTGACGTGGCGGCGGAGATGAAGGCCGCGCGCCCCCACCTGCGCTACCGCTACGAGCAGCTCCGCCGCGACCTGCGTCTGGTCGGTGGCCAGCGGAAGCTCTTCGGTCCCGTCGTCAACATCATGCCGTTCGACTACGCCCTGGACTTCGCGGGCGTGCCGGGGACCGCTCACAACATCTCCGCCGGTCCGGTGGAGGACCTGTCGTTCGGCTTCCATGCCCGTTCGGGTGGGACAAGCCTGCGCGTGGATCTGGACGCGAACCCCGCCTGCTACACCGAGGCCGCGCTCGCCGAACACCAGCGTGGGTTCCTCCAACTGCTGGAGTCGCTGCTCGCGTCGCCCGAGCAGCCCGTGCGGCGCGCCCCCCAGGGTGCGGGGATGGAGGCTTCGGTCCTCGACGGCGGGCCGGTGCCGCCGGTGCGCCCTGTGTTGGAGCTGTTGAAGGCACAGGCCGAGGCCCGGCCGGAGGCGGTCGCGGTGGAGCACGGCCGCTGGCGGATGACCTACCGCGAGCTGCTTGCGGCCTCCCAGGCCCTGGCGCTGCGGCTCACGGAAGCGGGCGTGCGCGCCGACACCGCGGTGGCCGTGAAGGTCCCCCGGGGCATCGACGCCATCGTGTCCACCCTGGGCGTGCTGTTCGCGGGCGCGGGCTACCTGCCCATCGACCCCACCGGGCCGGCCACGCGCAACGCGGCCATCCTGGAGGACGCACGCCCCGGCGTGATGCTGGTGTCCGAGCGCCCCACGCCCGACGCGGATCCCACGGCGCCTGGAATCCTGATCGTGCAGCGGCTGGAGTCGCAGGCCCCATCCGGGCCCGTGGCTCCGGTGGGAGGGGACGTCCCCGCCGCGTCCGACCCGGAGGCCCGGCTCGCCTATGTCATCTACACGTCGGGCTCCACCGGTCAGCCCAACGGCGTGCAGATCACGCGCGGCGCCCTGGCCCACTTCGTCGCGGGCGCGACGCCGCGCTACGGCGTCGGCCCCGAGGATCGGGTGCTCCAGTTCGCGCCGCTCCACTTCGACGCCAGCGTCGAGGAGATCTTCGTCGCGCTGTGCACGGGCGCGCGGCTGGTGCTGCGCACCGACGAGATGCTCCAGTCGGTGCCACGCCTGATGGACGCGTGCGCCGAGCACGGCATCACCCTGCTCGACCTGCCCACGGCCTTCTGGCACGAGCTGGCCTACAGCCTGTCCACCGGCGCCGCCCGCCTTCCGGAGGCCCTGCGCACGGTCATCATCGGCGGCGAGGCGGCGCTGCCGGAGCGCATCGCTCGCTGGCGGGAGATCGCGGGCGACCGCGTGCGGCTGCTCAACACCTACGGCCCCACCGAAGCCACCGTCGTGGCCACCGTCGCCACGCTCGCGGGGCCGGAGGCCCTGGCCTCCGGTGAGGAGGTCCCCATCGGCCGTCCGCTGCCCGGCGTGGTCGCGGCGGTCATCACCCCGCAGGGCCGGCTGGTGGCCCCCGGCAAGGAGGGCGAGCTGTGCCTGCTGGGCGGCGCGCTCGCGCGGGGCTACCTGGGCCGCCCCCAGTTGGATGCCGCGCGCTTCACCCGGCTGGAGGCGCTGGAGGGAGCGCCCCGGGCCTACCGCACCGGCGACAAGGCGCGCGTGCGGGAGGACGGCCAGCTCGTGTTCGTGGGCCGCGTCGACGACGAGTTCAAGATCAGCGGGCACCGCATCGACCCGGGCGAAGTTGAAACCGTGTTGCTCCGGTATCCCGGTGTCCGCGAGGCCGCCGTCGTGGGACAGGTGTTGCCGGGGGGCTCGCGACGGCTGTGCGCGCACCTGGTGGCCTCGCCCGAGCCCTCGCCCGCGGAGCTGCGCAAGCACCTGCTGACGGCCCTGCCCGCTCCCATGGTGCCCGGCGCCTTCGCCTTCGCGGAGCGGCTGCCCCGCACCAGCACGGGGAAGATCGACCGCAACGCGCTCAAGAACGCGCTGCCCGCGGACGCGAGCGCCGCGCTGCTCGCCACCGCGACCCCCATGGAGCGCACGGTGCTGGAGGTCTGGGAGCAGGTCCTGGGCCGCGCCGCCACTTCGCTCCAGGACGACTTCTTCGAGCTGGGCGGCCAGTCCCTCCAGAGCATCCAGGTGGCCAACCGGCTGGGCATCGCCGTGGGCCGCGACGTGCCCGTGGCCACCGTCTTCCGGCACCCGACCGTGTCGGGGCTCGCGCAGGCGCTCCAGCGCGGCAGCGCCGAGGGCTCGGAGCCCGGCGGCCTCACGCCCGCGATGCTCACGGACGCGGAGCTGGGCGAGGACATCGTCCCCACCACCACCCACGAGGCGTGGGCACACGAGGCGCCGCGACGGGGCACCGGCTTCCGGCAGGTCCTCCTCACGGGCGCCACGGGCTTCGTCGGCGCGCACCTGCTGCATCAGCTCCTGACGCGGACGGACTCGCGCGTCATCTGCCCCGTGCGCGCGAAGGACGAGGCGCAGGCCATGGAGCGGCTGCGCTCCGCGCTGGCGGGCCAGCGTCTGCCCACGGAGGGGATTGAAGCGCGGGTGCTCGCGCTTCCGGCGGACCTGTCCCAACCGCTGCTGGGCCTGGACGCCACGCGCTTCCACGGGCTCGCCGCCGAGTGCGACGCCATCATCCACAACGCCGCCGTGGTCAGCGTGGTGCGCGAGTACGGCAGCCTCCAGGGCGTCAACGTCCGCGGCACGCGGGAGCTGCTGAAGCTGGCCGCCGCCGTGCGCCCCAAGCCCTTCCACTACGTCTCCACGCTGGCGGTGGCGCCCCAGGCGAACCTGGCTCCGGACGTGCCAGAGGCCTTCGTCCCCGCGCACCCGGGCCTGCGCGACGGCTACCAGCAGAGCAAGTGGATCGCGGAGCGGCTGGTGCAGCAGGCCTCCGAGCGGGGCCTCCCCGCGACGGTGTACCGGCTGGGCCGCGTGGTGGGCGCGCCCGACACCGCGCTCGTCAACACCCAGGACCTCGTGTGGCGCATCGTGCTCGCCGGGCTGCCCGTGCGCGCCCTGCCCCTGCTGGACGTGGGCGAGGTGTGGACGCCCGTGGACTTCGTGGCCCGCGCGATCGTCCAGCTCGCGCGCACGCCTCGGCCGGGCGCGGTGTTCAACGTGACGCCGGCGGCGGAGGTGCGCCTGGCGGAGCTGTTCGGCTGGGTGCGTGACTACGGCTACCCGCTGGACCTGTGTCCCGTCCCCGAGTGGCGCGACCGCGTCGCGAAGGGCTCGGGCGGCCACGACGCCACGCTCGCCTTCTTCGACTTGCGCAGCGGGGACTCCACGCCGGCCTTCGGCCTGGGCCCCATCCGCTGCGAACGGCTGCTGGCCGCGCTGGAGGGCACGGACGTCCGCTGCCCCCCCACCGACCGGAAGCTCCTCCACCGCTATCTCGACTCCTGCGTCGCGCAGGGAATCCTGCCTCCGAAAGAAACGGCGCTCCCGTGA
- a CDS encoding (2,3-dihydroxybenzoyl)adenylate synthase, translating into MSGAPEHLPGCPAWPEDFARRYREAGYWRGETFGQLLRERARDFGTRTALVGGAHRWTYAELDARVDRMATGLHALGIRARDRVVVQLPNVPEFYEVIFALFRMGALAVFALPAHRASEIGYFCAFTEAVAYVIPDRFGGFDYRSLADQVKATTPTLKHVLVLGDAGAHTALASVPTEPVALEGPSPSDVAFFQLSGGSTGVPKLIPRTHDDYIYSLRASVDVCRFTPETVYLCALPAAHNFPMSSPGVLGAFFAGGTAVMALNPSPEVAFPLIERERVTVTALVPPLTMVWLDSSLAKRHNLSSLQVLQVGGARLSDEAAARVRPTLGCGLQQVFGMAEGLVNYTRLDDPEARIITTQGRPMSDADELRVVDDDDVPVAPGETGHLLTRGPYTIRGYYKAEAHNAKAFTTDGFYRTGDLVRLTPEGHLVVEGRAKDQINRGGDKVAAEEVENHLLAHPSVSDAAVVAIPDKFLGERTCAVVIPRGEAPAPSALNAFLRQRGLAAFKIPDRIEFVAAFPQTGVGKVSKKALRDSLRQSLSTPSP; encoded by the coding sequence GTGAGCGGTGCCCCCGAGCACCTGCCGGGCTGCCCCGCCTGGCCGGAGGACTTCGCCCGACGCTACCGCGAGGCCGGCTACTGGCGCGGAGAGACGTTCGGCCAGCTGCTGCGGGAGCGTGCCCGCGACTTCGGAACGCGCACGGCGCTGGTGGGCGGCGCGCACCGCTGGACGTACGCGGAGCTGGACGCGCGCGTGGACCGCATGGCCACGGGCCTCCACGCGCTGGGCATCCGCGCGCGTGACCGCGTGGTGGTGCAGTTGCCCAACGTCCCGGAGTTCTACGAGGTCATCTTCGCGCTCTTCCGCATGGGCGCCCTGGCCGTGTTCGCGCTGCCCGCGCACCGCGCGTCGGAGATCGGCTACTTCTGCGCCTTCACCGAGGCCGTGGCGTACGTCATCCCGGATCGCTTCGGCGGCTTTGACTACCGAAGCCTCGCGGACCAGGTGAAGGCCACCACGCCCACGCTGAAGCACGTGCTCGTCCTGGGCGACGCGGGGGCGCACACCGCGCTGGCCTCCGTGCCCACGGAGCCGGTGGCGCTGGAGGGGCCGTCGCCGTCGGACGTGGCGTTCTTCCAGCTGTCCGGCGGCAGCACCGGCGTGCCCAAGCTGATCCCCCGCACCCACGACGACTACATCTACAGCCTCCGGGCCAGCGTGGACGTGTGCCGGTTCACCCCTGAGACGGTGTACCTGTGCGCGCTGCCCGCGGCGCACAACTTCCCGATGAGCTCGCCCGGCGTGCTGGGCGCCTTCTTCGCGGGCGGCACGGCGGTGATGGCGCTGAACCCCAGCCCGGAGGTGGCCTTCCCGCTCATCGAACGCGAGCGCGTCACCGTCACCGCGCTGGTGCCCCCGTTGACGATGGTGTGGCTGGACTCGTCGTTGGCGAAGCGGCACAACCTGTCCAGCCTCCAGGTGCTCCAGGTGGGCGGCGCCCGCCTGAGCGACGAGGCCGCCGCGCGCGTGCGTCCCACGCTCGGCTGCGGACTCCAGCAGGTCTTCGGCATGGCCGAGGGCCTGGTGAACTACACGCGGCTGGACGACCCCGAAGCGCGCATCATCACCACGCAGGGCCGCCCCATGTCGGACGCGGACGAGCTGCGCGTGGTGGACGACGACGACGTGCCGGTGGCCCCCGGTGAGACAGGGCACCTGCTCACGCGCGGGCCCTACACCATCCGCGGCTACTACAAGGCGGAGGCGCACAACGCCAAGGCCTTCACGACGGATGGCTTCTACCGCACGGGCGACCTCGTGCGCCTGACGCCCGAGGGGCACCTCGTGGTCGAGGGACGCGCGAAGGATCAGATCAACCGGGGCGGAGACAAGGTCGCGGCGGAGGAGGTGGAGAACCACCTGCTCGCGCACCCGTCCGTCAGCGACGCCGCCGTGGTGGCCATTCCGGACAAGTTCCTGGGCGAGCGCACCTGCGCGGTCGTCATCCCGCGCGGTGAAGCGCCAGCGCCCTCCGCCCTCAACGCGTTCCTGCGCCAGCGAGGGCTCGCGGCCTTCAAGATTCCGGACCGCATCGAGTTCGTCGCGGCCTTCCCCCAGACGGGGGTGGGCAAGGTCAGCAAGAAGGCGCTGCGCGACAGCCTGCGCCAGTCCCTCTCCACACCCTCTCCCTGA
- a CDS encoding isochorismatase family protein, whose translation MALPAIAPYSMPGAADLPRNKISWTPEPGRAVLLIHDMQRYFVDAFAQGQSPVTELVANIQRLRAHAVKLGIPVVYSAQPGDQTPEQRGLQLDFWGAGVRSGPKQQIIEALAPVEGDTVLTKWRYSAFRNTRLMELMREQRRDQLIICGIYAHIGCLQTASDGSMSEVRPFLVADAVADFSLEKHRLALDYASQLVAFVTSTQQLIDAMPVGASAPAVDREQLRADVAELLMESASAIGEDDNLLERGMDSIRLMSLVERWRQGGTEVSFVELAEKPTLTDWYALLAAKQPAPLAPGARAS comes from the coding sequence ATGGCACTGCCTGCCATTGCCCCCTATTCCATGCCCGGCGCGGCGGACCTGCCCCGCAACAAGATCTCGTGGACCCCGGAGCCCGGGCGCGCCGTGCTGCTCATCCACGACATGCAGCGCTACTTCGTGGACGCCTTCGCGCAGGGCCAGTCCCCGGTGACGGAGCTGGTGGCCAACATCCAGCGGCTGCGTGCGCACGCCGTGAAGCTGGGCATCCCCGTCGTTTACTCCGCGCAGCCCGGCGACCAGACCCCCGAGCAGCGCGGCCTCCAGCTGGACTTCTGGGGCGCTGGCGTCCGCAGCGGACCGAAGCAGCAGATCATCGAGGCGCTCGCTCCCGTCGAGGGCGACACCGTGCTCACCAAGTGGCGCTACAGCGCCTTCCGCAACACGCGCCTGATGGAGCTGATGCGGGAGCAGCGCCGTGACCAGCTGATCATCTGCGGCATCTACGCGCACATCGGCTGCCTCCAGACGGCCAGCGACGGCTCCATGAGCGAGGTGCGGCCCTTCCTGGTCGCGGACGCGGTGGCGGACTTCTCGCTGGAGAAGCACCGGCTTGCGCTGGACTACGCCTCGCAGCTCGTCGCGTTCGTCACCTCCACGCAGCAGCTCATCGACGCCATGCCGGTGGGTGCCTCCGCCCCGGCGGTGGACCGCGAGCAGCTTCGAGCGGACGTGGCCGAGCTCCTGATGGAGTCCGCGTCGGCGATTGGCGAGGACGACAACCTGCTCGAGCGCGGCATGGACTCCATCCGCCTGATGAGCCTGGTGGAGCGCTGGCGCCAGGGTGGCACCGAGGTGTCCTTCGTGGAGCTGGCCGAGAAGCCGACGCTCACCGACTGGTACGCGCTGCTCGCCGCGAAGCAGCCCGCCCCGCTGGCCCCTGGCGCCCGCGCCTCCTGA